The following coding sequences lie in one Flavobacteriales bacterium genomic window:
- a CDS encoding T9SS type A sorting domain-containing protein: protein MIKFSLYMLSLCLVINGYSQCQSVIYLSNINVNNDENTCGAVVNYVTPFILDTCSNNTFYENFESGFSGWNTGAYNTLNNWTIQDLSGAETPLGSNMFGVPHSGNYAFGGKEYSYIQSPVFSTVGGGDFSFDFFVNNEPAVHDQETVEISFDGGITWNQLVLSQLPNNEFTVQSASFPISASDGSVTTMVRFTYNTVDACCGAQDGFFIDNVRFEKNNTSTIQLLSGLGSGSIFPIGNTTEVYQVSDGVNNDTISFSVTVNSTHHSTQTLSICFGESISVGTNIYTTTGLYYDTLSTSFGCDSVVTTNLLVKNSIDTTLFIDDRLIMSNEVNASYQWLSCTITNTPINGANDREFIANENGNYAVVISKEGCEKISTSVTIMSVGMDELKNNNGVMVYPNPFVDNIKLVFDKLENNASISIFDVSGKELYQMDKINALITELDLSSFSSGIYFVKSYNGKEQKLVKLIKQ, encoded by the coding sequence ATGATAAAATTTTCTTTATATATGTTGAGTTTATGTTTAGTTATAAACGGTTATTCTCAATGCCAATCGGTAATTTATCTTTCTAATATAAATGTAAATAATGATGAAAATACTTGTGGAGCAGTAGTTAATTATGTTACACCTTTTATTTTAGATACTTGTTCAAACAATACTTTTTACGAAAATTTTGAATCTGGATTTTCGGGTTGGAATACTGGAGCTTATAATACTCTAAACAATTGGACTATTCAAGATTTATCGGGAGCTGAAACACCATTAGGAAGTAATATGTTTGGCGTACCTCATTCTGGTAATTATGCTTTTGGAGGTAAAGAATACAGTTATATTCAAAGCCCTGTATTTAGTACTGTAGGAGGAGGAGATTTTTCGTTCGATTTTTTTGTAAATAATGAGCCAGCAGTTCACGATCAAGAAACCGTAGAAATATCATTTGATGGAGGAATTACCTGGAATCAATTGGTATTAAGTCAGTTGCCAAATAATGAGTTTACGGTGCAATCAGCAAGTTTTCCAATTTCTGCTTCAGATGGTTCGGTAACAACTATGGTTAGATTTACCTACAATACGGTAGATGCTTGTTGTGGGGCTCAAGATGGGTTTTTTATAGATAATGTGCGGTTTGAAAAAAATAATACTAGTACTATTCAATTACTCTCTGGATTGGGTTCAGGTTCAATTTTTCCAATTGGAAATACAACCGAAGTATATCAAGTTTCTGATGGAGTTAACAATGATACCATTTCATTTTCAGTAACAGTAAATTCAACACATCATTCAACTCAAACGCTATCTATTTGTTTTGGTGAAAGCATTTCGGTTGGAACAAACATTTACACTACTACAGGTTTATATTATGATACATTATCAACATCGTTTGGATGTGATTCTGTTGTTACAACAAACCTTTTGGTTAAAAATAGTATAGATACTACATTGTTTATTGATGATAGATTAATAATGTCAAATGAAGTTAATGCGAGTTATCAATGGTTGAGTTGTACCATTACGAATACTCCAATAAATGGTGCAAATGATAGGGAATTTATTGCAAATGAGAATGGAAATTATGCTGTTGTTATTTCAAAAGAAGGGTGCGAAAAAATTTCGACAAGTGTAACTATTATGAGTGTTGGAATGGATGAATTAAAGAACAACAATGGAGTAATGGTTTATCCGAATCCATTTGTTGATAACATTAAATTAGTTTTTGATAAATTGGAAAACAATGCTTCAATTTCAATTTTTGATGTGTCAGGAAAAGAATTGTATCAAATGGATAAAATAAATGCACTAATTACTGAACTAGATTTAAGTAGCTTTTCATCAGGCATTTATTTTGTTAAAAGTTACAATGGAAAAGAGCAAAAACTAGTCAAATTAATTAAGCAATAA
- the rlmD gene encoding 23S rRNA (uracil(1939)-C(5))-methyltransferase RlmD, which translates to MSEISLKRGNIIDVDILDVAFGGNGIAKVATAHGDFVVFVPNTFTGQKVRARITNKRKKHAECKLVEVLEKSPLEKEHSFQPISGAPYINLPIEIQKEFKYKSCINIYQRIGKCENLDQVFDEYIQSPEFYHYRNKMEYSFSAIGYDLEKKEEFDGFALGFKKRGTWWIVENLEKDSGMFDAEFENKLKDIRVFCQNIGLPAWHSPKKEGFFRYLVVRKSYRTNQFLIKLVTSDSGIGNFNFKAFTDLILSLFGNRVAGVLHTINNDIGDNAQSRLGNETVLYGSPVINEDLLGLSFDISMQSFFQTNPKCAELLYNKAIAYAMDNNSGISNGVVMDLFCGTGTIGQIIASKTNAKVIGVDIVEDAIENAKENAIKNKIKNVEFFAADVNKFLFEYPQYKDQISTIILDPPRAGIARKALLKVIELNAKQIVYVSCNPSTQARDMEDLFAAGYQLKKLSLVDQFPHTSHVEAVALFLKQ; encoded by the coding sequence ATGAGTGAGATTAGTTTAAAAAGAGGAAACATTATAGATGTTGATATTTTAGATGTTGCTTTTGGTGGAAATGGTATTGCTAAAGTGGCAACAGCACATGGCGATTTTGTTGTTTTTGTTCCGAATACATTTACTGGACAAAAAGTTCGTGCAAGAATTACCAACAAACGTAAAAAACATGCCGAATGTAAATTGGTTGAAGTACTTGAAAAGTCTCCACTAGAAAAAGAACATTCATTTCAACCCATTTCTGGTGCTCCATACATCAATTTGCCCATTGAAATTCAGAAAGAATTCAAATATAAATCGTGTATAAATATTTATCAACGAATTGGAAAATGTGAAAATTTAGACCAAGTTTTTGATGAATACATACAATCGCCCGAATTTTACCACTACCGAAACAAAATGGAATATTCGTTTAGTGCCATTGGTTATGATCTAGAAAAAAAAGAAGAATTTGACGGTTTTGCATTAGGGTTTAAGAAAAGAGGCACATGGTGGATTGTTGAAAATTTAGAGAAAGATTCGGGAATGTTTGATGCTGAATTTGAAAACAAACTAAAAGATATAAGAGTTTTTTGCCAAAACATAGGTTTACCAGCTTGGCACTCACCAAAAAAAGAAGGTTTTTTTAGATATTTAGTTGTTCGGAAAAGCTATAGAACCAATCAGTTTTTAATAAAATTAGTTACAAGTGATTCTGGTATTGGGAATTTTAACTTTAAAGCTTTTACCGATTTAATTTTATCATTATTTGGTAATAGAGTTGCAGGTGTTTTACACACTATTAATAACGATATAGGCGACAATGCTCAATCTCGTTTAGGAAACGAAACTGTATTATATGGAAGCCCTGTAATTAATGAAGATTTATTAGGCTTATCGTTTGATATCAGTATGCAAAGTTTCTTTCAAACCAATCCAAAATGTGCCGAATTACTTTACAACAAAGCTATTGCTTATGCCATGGATAATAACAGTGGTATTTCTAATGGAGTGGTCATGGATTTGTTTTGTGGTACTGGTACTATTGGACAAATCATAGCCTCAAAAACCAATGCTAAAGTTATTGGTGTTGATATTGTTGAAGATGCTATTGAAAACGCAAAAGAAAATGCCATTAAAAACAAGATAAAAAATGTTGAATTTTTTGCTGCTGATGTAAATAAATTTTTGTTTGAGTACCCTCAGTACAAAGACCAAATTAGTACCATTATACTTGATCCTCCACGAGCAGGTATAGCCCGAAAAGCCTTGTTAAAAGTTATTGAGTTAAATGCCAAACAAATTGTTTATGTAAGTTGCAACCCTTCCACCCAAGCAAGAGACATGGAAGATTTATTTGCTGCTGGTTATCAATTAAAAAAACTAAGTTTAGTCGATCAATTTCCGCACACCTCACACGTTGAGGCTGTTGCATTATTTTTAAAACAATGA
- a CDS encoding T9SS type A sorting domain-containing protein, giving the protein MKSLLYFPKLKIIGLFLLLSSYSFNNITAQCYFTLTGDTTNLKTCKFALENVVWKNLTGTVAAQNDIIKVGGVNSWDADAISVNKVYNNGFMQTIIVETNTNRMIGLNTVNSNASYTDLEYAFYLQSGGGLTIYENGTNRGTWGSYQTGDTLRIAVMNNKVFYIQNNNIIYTSTTTPTLPMFVDISINTVNGTLQKVVVGNGTETLFTVFESNPGASPTYQWKLNGGNVGTGLTTYSNNLSDGDLLECILTPSLGGCSGSSVVSNQLKIKSLPITRDINYFIRNDSILNGSCKFFEEKIRWESISCTYVNGSNNVSKASSSNSWDVGAFSFNKVENGGYLQTIVNETNTSRMIGLNATNANVSYTDIDYAFYLVAGGSLNIYENGTSRGAWGAYSTGDTLRIAVVGNQVRYIQNGSIVYTSTVTPTLPLYVDMSLNTVGSTLQNISVANPAYGRFVASTVGLANVNYQWKLNGGNVGSNSPSYTNTTLTTNDVVTCEFYINGSTQCGTDTSFTSNAITVQDQTPKKNLIFSVRNDSIITPSCKYAFEEVAWQSISGLTLNGTNNVTKTTGSNSWDVGGFSYNKVEDGGFMQTIVNETNKSRMIGLNAVNTNVSYTDIDYAFYLVAGGSLNIYENGTSRGAWGAYSTGDTLRIAVVGNQVRYIQNGNIVYTSTVAPTLPLYVDMSLNTVGSTLEKIYVNNTTYGIYSAFVSGFSSVKYQWKLNGTNVGTDSPIYTNTSTVSGDTIYCLLTLTNTSGCTADTTALSNKIIINEQSLVNSVLFSIRNDSIVEYSCLFANEEVAWQSLSGLTLSGTNNVTKTSGTNSWDVGGFSYNKVTNGGFMQSIVNETNTSRMIGLNAVNVNVSYTDIDYAFYLVAGGALHIYENGTSRGAWGVYSTGDTLRIAIVNNQVLYLQNGNVIYTSTVAPTLPLYVDMSLNTVGSTLKNITVYNGLYGKFTAFVDGASNVNYQWKLNGGNVGSNSATYTNTTLTNGDLISCVLSINGTSGCTDTLISSNNIRINSEPLDNFVTFYITREATGRNGCQFAVEDVSWQSISGVTKNNNNISKVGGTNGWDAGAFSFNSVKSNGFFQFVATETNKSRMIGLNATNVNMSYTDIDYAFYLIAGGSLNIYENGSNRGNFGTYATNDTLRIDISGNTVKYIKNNNVIYTSAIAPSFPLYVDASINTVGGTFNGAKVGNATHGNFIAVANNIGNSPTYQWKLNGVNVGSNSATYSNDTLRQNDQITCEVTASFANCSSSIFTSNKIVVNDNPPLNFIPSFTPTTSTWLGVNTNWYDPTNWSAGVPRSGYKAVIPGSLGNYPTIPNRAYLYDLDVANGASLTLSSSAHLSIYDEWKNNAGVFNTNIGLVEFKTCVDTSRWNSTNPINVHQMKVNNKKGLVINNGNMHIIDSVFFTDGIIYNGTNEIVFEDNSKWKGASVSSHIDGVAQKTGNDAFTFPLGDAGYYNPIGISAPAVVTDEFRAKFNRAMPSNRTALDPSLDHVSSVDYWDLDRVSGSSSLTVTLYWNSTDHGITTLSDLVVSHYDGGTTEWENMGGLAAGSASAGSVISTVTFTNFSPVTFGSKTGVNPLPIELTSFNANLVNKTVVLDWQTETEINNDYFTVEKSSNTFVWEELTTVKGAGNSNYTLSYSTVDQNPLEGISYYRLKQTDFNGEYSYSDIQVINNKGIKDISVYPNPVKDILNIEYALCDNCVIKIYSALGQKVYEGREKAINTSYWTNGIYELIIFNSDGEIEDKAKIIK; this is encoded by the coding sequence ATGAAATCTCTTCTTTATTTTCCCAAGCTTAAAATTATTGGTTTATTCCTATTATTAAGCAGTTACAGCTTTAATAATATAACCGCTCAGTGTTATTTTACCTTAACAGGTGATACCACAAATCTAAAAACTTGCAAATTTGCATTAGAGAATGTTGTATGGAAAAATTTAACTGGTACGGTTGCTGCACAAAACGACATTATTAAAGTAGGCGGAGTAAATAGTTGGGATGCAGATGCCATATCTGTAAATAAGGTTTATAACAATGGTTTTATGCAAACTATTATTGTGGAAACCAATACCAACAGAATGATTGGCTTAAATACTGTTAACTCAAATGCCAGTTATACCGATTTAGAATATGCTTTTTATTTACAAAGTGGTGGAGGTTTAACTATTTATGAAAATGGTACCAATAGAGGTACTTGGGGTTCTTATCAAACAGGAGATACTTTACGTATTGCTGTAATGAACAATAAAGTATTTTATATTCAAAACAATAACATCATTTACACCAGTACTACAACACCAACTTTACCAATGTTTGTAGATATTTCAATTAATACGGTAAATGGAACACTTCAAAAAGTTGTTGTTGGAAATGGTACAGAAACCTTATTTACAGTTTTTGAATCCAACCCAGGAGCATCTCCTACCTATCAATGGAAATTAAATGGTGGTAATGTAGGAACAGGATTGACGACTTATAGTAACAATTTAAGTGACGGTGATTTATTAGAATGTATCCTTACACCTAGCTTAGGAGGTTGTTCTGGTAGTAGTGTTGTGTCAAATCAACTAAAAATCAAATCTTTACCTATAACTAGAGACATTAACTATTTTATTCGAAACGACTCTATTCTTAACGGTAGTTGTAAATTTTTTGAAGAAAAAATTCGATGGGAAAGCATTTCTTGTACTTACGTTAATGGCTCCAATAATGTAAGTAAAGCAAGTAGTTCAAATAGCTGGGATGTGGGTGCTTTCTCTTTTAATAAAGTTGAAAATGGTGGATATTTACAAACTATAGTTAATGAAACCAATACTAGTCGTATGATTGGTTTAAATGCCACAAATGCAAATGTAAGCTATACTGATATTGACTATGCTTTTTACTTGGTTGCCGGAGGTAGTTTAAACATTTATGAAAATGGTACGAGCAGAGGTGCTTGGGGAGCTTATTCTACAGGAGATACACTTCGTATAGCAGTAGTTGGAAATCAGGTTCGATACATACAAAACGGAAGCATTGTTTATACTAGTACAGTTACTCCTACCCTACCATTATATGTAGATATGAGTTTAAATACCGTTGGTTCAACACTTCAAAATATATCTGTTGCTAACCCAGCTTATGGAAGATTTGTTGCCTCAACTGTAGGTTTGGCAAATGTTAATTATCAATGGAAATTAAATGGTGGCAATGTAGGTAGTAATAGCCCCAGTTACACTAATACTACATTAACAACAAATGATGTTGTTACTTGCGAGTTTTATATTAATGGCTCAACCCAATGTGGAACGGATACTTCCTTTACATCTAACGCTATAACAGTTCAAGATCAAACACCAAAAAAGAATTTGATTTTTTCAGTGAGAAATGATTCCATTATAACTCCTTCTTGTAAATATGCTTTTGAAGAAGTAGCTTGGCAAAGTATTTCTGGTTTAACTTTAAATGGAACGAATAATGTAACTAAAACAACTGGATCAAATAGTTGGGATGTTGGTGGTTTTTCTTACAACAAAGTAGAAGATGGTGGTTTTATGCAAACTATAGTTAATGAGACCAATAAAAGTAGAATGATTGGTTTAAATGCGGTAAATACCAATGTTAGTTATACTGATATTGACTATGCATTTTATTTAGTAGCTGGTGGTTCTTTAAACATTTACGAAAACGGTACAAGCAGAGGTGCTTGGGGAGCTTATTCTACAGGAGATACACTTCGTATAGCAGTTGTTGGAAATCAAGTGCGTTACATACAAAACGGAAATATTGTTTATACCAGTACTGTTGCTCCTACATTGCCATTGTATGTAGATATGAGTTTAAATACCGTTGGAAGTACATTAGAAAAAATATATGTAAACAACACCACTTATGGTATTTATTCAGCTTTTGTTTCAGGATTTTCTAGCGTAAAATATCAATGGAAATTAAACGGAACCAATGTTGGAACAGATAGTCCTATTTATACCAATACATCTACTGTTAGTGGCGATACTATTTACTGTTTATTAACTTTAACAAATACAAGTGGTTGTACTGCCGATACTACTGCCCTATCAAACAAAATAATTATTAATGAGCAAAGTTTGGTTAACTCCGTATTATTTTCTATCCGAAACGATTCAATAGTTGAATACTCTTGTCTTTTTGCTAATGAAGAAGTAGCGTGGCAAAGCCTTTCTGGTTTAACATTAAGTGGTACAAACAATGTTACAAAAACATCTGGAACAAATAGTTGGGACGTTGGTGGATTTTCCTATAATAAGGTTACAAATGGAGGTTTTATGCAATCCATAGTCAATGAAACTAATACTAGTCGTATGATTGGTTTAAATGCGGTAAATGTTAATGTTAGTTATACAGATATTGATTATGCTTTTTATTTGGTTGCAGGAGGTGCTTTACACATTTACGAAAATGGTACTAGTAGAGGTGCTTGGGGTGTTTATTCAACAGGAGATACACTCAGAATAGCAATAGTAAACAATCAAGTTCTTTATTTGCAAAATGGAAATGTTATTTATACCAGCACTGTTGCTCCAACTCTTCCACTTTATGTTGATATGAGTTTAAACACGGTTGGTAGTACACTTAAAAACATAACTGTTTACAATGGTTTGTATGGAAAGTTCACTGCATTTGTTGATGGAGCAAGTAATGTAAATTATCAATGGAAATTAAATGGTGGTAATGTAGGTTCAAATAGTGCCACATATACAAATACTACTCTGACTAATGGTGATTTAATTAGTTGTGTATTATCTATTAATGGAACTTCGGGTTGTACTGACACTCTAATAAGTTCAAATAATATTAGAATCAATTCAGAACCATTAGATAATTTTGTTACCTTTTATATTACACGAGAAGCTACAGGTAGAAATGGATGTCAATTTGCGGTTGAAGATGTTTCATGGCAATCCATATCTGGTGTAACTAAAAACAACAACAATATTTCAAAAGTTGGAGGAACAAATGGCTGGGACGCTGGGGCATTCTCGTTTAATAGTGTAAAATCTAACGGATTTTTTCAATTTGTAGCAACCGAAACAAATAAGAGTAGAATGATTGGTTTAAATGCTACAAATGTAAACATGAGTTATACTGATATAGATTATGCTTTTTATTTAATTGCTGGTGGAAGTTTAAACATTTATGAAAATGGTAGTAATAGAGGTAACTTTGGAACTTATGCAACAAACGATACTTTAAGAATAGATATTTCAGGAAACACCGTTAAATATATAAAAAACAACAATGTTATTTACACTAGTGCTATCGCTCCTTCATTTCCGTTATATGTTGATGCAAGCATCAATACTGTTGGAGGAACATTTAATGGTGCAAAAGTTGGAAATGCTACTCACGGTAACTTTATTGCCGTTGCAAACAACATTGGAAACTCTCCTACCTATCAATGGAAATTAAATGGCGTTAATGTGGGAAGCAATTCAGCAACCTATAGCAATGACACCTTAAGGCAAAACGACCAAATTACTTGTGAGGTAACTGCAAGTTTTGCAAACTGCTCATCATCAATTTTTACTTCTAATAAAATAGTGGTAAACGATAATCCGCCATTAAATTTTATTCCATCCTTTACACCAACTACATCAACTTGGTTGGGAGTTAATACCAATTGGTACGACCCAACAAACTGGTCAGCAGGTGTACCTCGTTCTGGCTATAAAGCTGTTATACCGGGTAGTTTAGGAAACTATCCAACTATACCAAACAGAGCTTATTTATACGATTTAGACGTTGCAAATGGTGCTAGTCTTACCCTAAGCAGTAGTGCTCATTTGAGTATTTACGACGAATGGAAAAACAATGCTGGCGTTTTTAATACCAATATTGGTTTAGTAGAATTTAAAACTTGTGTGGACACCTCTCGGTGGAATTCTACAAATCCAATAAATGTTCATCAGATGAAGGTTAATAACAAAAAAGGATTGGTAATTAACAATGGTAATATGCACATAATAGATTCCGTTTTCTTTACTGATGGAATTATTTATAATGGTACAAATGAAATTGTTTTTGAAGATAATTCAAAATGGAAAGGTGCATCTGTATCTTCTCATATTGATGGTGTGGCTCAAAAAACAGGGAATGATGCTTTTACATTTCCTTTAGGTGATGCTGGTTACTATAACCCAATTGGCATTTCAGCTCCTGCTGTTGTTACCGATGAATTTAGAGCTAAATTCAATAGAGCAATGCCAAGCAATAGAACAGCTCTTGACCCATCATTAGATCATGTGAGCTCTGTAGATTATTGGGACTTAGATAGAGTTTCAGGTAGTTCTTCACTAACTGTAACATTATATTGGAATAGTACAGATCATGGTATTACTACTTTAAGTGATTTGGTTGTTAGCCATTACGATGGTGGAACTACCGAATGGGAGAATATGGGTGGATTAGCTGCAGGTTCGGCATCTGCTGGAAGTGTAATTTCAACGGTTACTTTTACAAATTTTAGCCCTGTAACATTTGGTTCCAAAACAGGCGTAAATCCTTTACCAATAGAACTAACATCATTTAATGCTAATCTTGTGAATAAAACGGTTGTGTTGGATTGGCAAACAGAAACCGAAATTAATAACGATTACTTTACAGTAGAAAAAAGTAGCAACACCTTTGTTTGGGAAGAGTTAACTACTGTAAAAGGTGCTGGAAATAGCAATTACACACTGAGCTATTCTACTGTTGATCAAAATCCTTTAGAAGGAATATCTTATTATCGTTTAAAACAAACCGATTTTAATGGTGAATATAGCTATAGCGATATTCAAGTAATAAACAATAAAGGAATTAAAGATATTTCTGTTTATCCAAATCCTGTAAAAGATATATTAAACATTGAGTATGCTCTATGTGATAATTGTGTAATTAAAATTTATTCTGCTCTCGGACAAAAAGTGTACGAAGGCAGAGAGAAAGCTATTAATACTAGTTATTGGACAAATGGAATTTACGAACTGATTATATTTAATTCGGATGGTGAAATTGAGGATAAAGCTAAAATTATTAAATAA
- a CDS encoding PAS domain-containing protein, whose protein sequence is MKETSGEKSLDNQLFKHMISNNWNAVVFANMNNIIEYVNPAACKLYGYEEHELIGKTTDVFNSKLTHNTDDIVNSIKEKGYWFGELIQRKKDNSIFDALLSVQLIFNEDHVPVGFASNSKDITLEIESSENLKRIIEEKEILLRELHHRVKNNLALIKSILSLQTEYYKNSACSELVENFKNRVDAIATLHNTLYTVDDLKEVNLKPFIEDLCKSLTESFKDTHFNVKINLSIDNHIKSLAEAVPLGLIINEVITNSFKHAFIGNNNGLIRIKLINEGKNNAILLIQDNGIGFDYKSLKNKSLGLTLIHDLSDQIDAKYTFENNNGTQFILNI, encoded by the coding sequence ATGAAAGAAACAAGTGGAGAGAAATCATTAGACAATCAATTGTTTAAACACATGATTTCGAATAATTGGAATGCCGTTGTTTTTGCAAACATGAATAACATTATTGAATATGTTAATCCCGCAGCATGTAAACTTTATGGCTATGAAGAACACGAATTAATAGGAAAAACAACCGATGTATTTAACAGTAAATTAACTCACAATACAGATGATATTGTTAACAGCATAAAAGAAAAAGGTTATTGGTTTGGAGAACTTATTCAACGTAAAAAAGACAATTCTATTTTCGATGCTTTACTATCCGTTCAATTAATATTTAATGAAGATCATGTTCCTGTTGGTTTTGCTTCAAACAGTAAAGATATTACCCTTGAAATAGAATCTTCTGAGAACCTAAAAAGAATTATTGAGGAGAAAGAAATTCTTTTGAGAGAACTCCACCACCGAGTTAAAAACAATTTAGCTTTAATTAAAAGTATTTTGAGTTTACAAACAGAATACTACAAAAATAGTGCATGCTCCGAACTTGTTGAAAATTTTAAAAACAGAGTTGATGCTATTGCAACTTTACACAATACTCTTTATACCGTTGATGATTTGAAAGAAGTTAATTTAAAACCGTTTATAGAAGATTTGTGTAAAAGTTTAACGGAATCGTTTAAAGACACCCATTTTAATGTAAAAATTAATTTAAGTATTGATAATCATATTAAAAGCCTAGCTGAAGCTGTTCCTTTGGGTTTAATCATTAACGAAGTAATTACCAACTCATTTAAGCATGCCTTTATTGGGAATAATAATGGATTAATTCGAATTAAATTAATAAATGAAGGAAAAAATAATGCTATATTATTGATTCAAGACAATGGTATCGGGTTTGACTATAAATCTTTAAAAAACAAATCGTTAGGATTAACCCTAATACATGATTTGAGCGACCAAATAGATGCAAAATATACATTTGAAAATAACAACGGTACTCAATTCATTCTAAACATTTAA
- a CDS encoding threonylcarbamoyl-AMP synthase: protein MTEDINKCIEVLKAGGIILYPTDTVWGLGCDATNEEAVKKIYTLKQREDSKSMIVIVANDGMLQKHVQEVPELAWDIIDLATKPTTIIYPGAKNLAKNVISSDGSIAIRVIKDGFCNQLVHKFNKPIVSTSANISNQPTPQNFHEISPEINQGVDYIAPQQFDNGNKKPSSIIKIGLKGEIQVIRI from the coding sequence ATGACAGAAGATATCAACAAGTGTATTGAAGTTCTTAAAGCTGGAGGTATTATATTATACCCTACTGATACTGTTTGGGGGTTAGGTTGCGATGCTACAAACGAAGAAGCCGTAAAAAAAATTTACACCCTAAAACAGCGAGAAGATTCAAAAAGCATGATTGTGATTGTTGCTAACGATGGTATGCTACAAAAACATGTACAAGAAGTCCCTGAATTAGCATGGGACATTATTGATTTAGCTACAAAACCTACGACAATAATTTATCCTGGAGCTAAAAATTTGGCTAAAAATGTTATTTCATCAGACGGTAGTATAGCCATTCGTGTTATAAAAGATGGTTTTTGCAATCAATTAGTACACAAATTTAACAAACCTATTGTTTCTACTTCTGCAAATATTTCAAACCAACCTACACCTCAAAATTTTCATGAAATCTCTCCAGAAATTAATCAAGGTGTTGACTATATTGCTCCACAGCAATTTGACAACGGAAATAAAAAACCTTCTTCCATTATAAAAATTGGATTAAAAGGTGAAATACAGGTAATTAGAATTTAA